CGGCCATCACTGTCTTTGACAGGCTCCGTCGTTTTTGCTATATTTAGCTTGCTAAACACTCGGGAAGCATTGTTTTTCGCAGATATATGTCTGGCTGCCCGAAAGATAATCGCTTTCTTCCTGACTATGCGATGCTTTGCATCACTGAGGAGAGTGCTTATGAAACTGTCAACCAAAGGGCGTTATGGCGTAGCGGCGATGTATGATTTGGCGCTGCATTATCAGCAGGGGCCCATAGCCTTGAAAAGCGTGGCTCAAAGGCAGAACATTTCGGAACATTATCTCGAACAATTGATGGGAACATTGCGCAAGGCCGGATATGTCAAAAGCGTTCGGGGTGCTCAGGGAGGCTATGCTTTAACCAAAGAGCCGTCGCAAATTTCAGTGGGCGATATCATTCGCATTATGGAAGGCCCCATTGCGCCGGTGGATTGTCTCCTAACCGAAGAGAGCAACAACGAATACTGCGACCAAGCCTGTCAATGCGTTACCCGCGGTGTCTGGGCCAAGGTACGGGACAGCATCAACAGTGTATTGGACTCTATTTCTCTGGACGATTTGTGCCAAGATGATAAAGACGGTAGAACCACGCTAAGTAAGTCGAATGATTAGGAGGTGGCAGGATGAAACGGATCTATTTTGACCATTCCGCGACGACGCCGGTTCATCCGGAAGTAGCAGCTGTTCTGGTGAACTATATGACCGATCTATTCGGCAACCCTTCCAGTGTGCATTCCTTTGGACGGGAGGCCCGCAAGGCGATGGACCAGGCCAGAAGACAGGTGGCTGCATTGATCGGTGCCGAATCAGAAGAGATCTTTTTCACCAGCGGCGGCACGGAAGCTGATAATTTGGCGATTAAAGGAGTTGCCCTGGCGAATAAGAAAAAGGGAAACCATATCATTACCACCTTGATTGAACACCATGCGATTCTACATACCTGCGAGTACTTGGAGAAAAATGGATTTCAGGTGACGTACCTGCCGGTAGATGAATACGGCATGATTTCATTGGAGGCTCTGGAACGGTCCATTACCGATCAGACCATCCTGATCAGC
The window above is part of the Acetonema longum DSM 6540 genome. Proteins encoded here:
- a CDS encoding RrF2 family transcriptional regulator; the protein is MKLSTKGRYGVAAMYDLALHYQQGPIALKSVAQRQNISEHYLEQLMGTLRKAGYVKSVRGAQGGYALTKEPSQISVGDIIRIMEGPIAPVDCLLTEESNNEYCDQACQCVTRGVWAKVRDSINSVLDSISLDDLCQDDKDGRTTLSKSND